A section of the Anabaena cylindrica PCC 7122 genome encodes:
- the ctpC gene encoding carboxyl-terminal processing protease CtpC, translated as MVITKSRLVLGATAVTLSTIAVTGLGIHSRGQALFKASPKELIDEVWQIVHRQYVDGTFNQVDWQAVRKEYLSKSYTNQEEAYKSIREMLQKLEDPYTRFMNPEEFKSMQVDTSGELTGIGITISQDEKTKQLVVIAPIEDTPAFKAGILAKDLILEIDGKSTKGMDTNQAVSLIRGEPGKPVRLTIQRKGQKKQFNITRARIEIHPVKFSEKQTPAGNLGYIRLNQFSANAGKEMREAITKLEAKKVSGYVLDLRGNPGGLLFSSVDIARMWLDRGIIVSTIDRQGEQEREIARGRALTTKPLVVLVDKGSASASEILSGALQDNKRAVVVGTQTFGKGLVQSVRPLEDGSGLAVTIAKYHTPSGKDINKHGIDPDVVIDLTDAQKENLWLRERDKLATLEDPQFAKAVEILGKKAAQNPTTMNNN; from the coding sequence ATGGTGATTACAAAGAGTAGGCTTGTTTTAGGTGCTACGGCAGTGACGCTTTCTACAATTGCGGTTACTGGTCTTGGTATTCATTCTCGTGGTCAGGCTTTATTTAAAGCAAGTCCCAAGGAATTGATAGATGAAGTTTGGCAGATTGTTCATCGCCAATATGTAGATGGCACTTTTAATCAGGTAGATTGGCAGGCTGTTCGTAAGGAATATTTAAGCAAGTCCTACACTAATCAAGAGGAAGCTTATAAGTCCATCCGGGAAATGCTTCAAAAGCTAGAAGACCCTTACACCCGGTTTATGAACCCAGAAGAGTTCAAGAGTATGCAAGTTGATACTTCTGGAGAACTCACAGGTATTGGTATTACTATCAGCCAAGATGAAAAAACTAAGCAATTGGTTGTGATTGCCCCAATTGAAGATACACCTGCTTTCAAAGCAGGAATTCTGGCTAAAGATTTGATTCTGGAAATTGATGGCAAAAGTACTAAAGGAATGGACACTAACCAGGCTGTATCCTTGATTCGTGGTGAACCAGGAAAGCCCGTTAGGCTAACAATTCAGCGTAAGGGCCAGAAAAAACAGTTTAATATCACACGAGCGCGAATTGAAATCCATCCAGTTAAGTTTTCTGAGAAGCAAACACCAGCAGGTAATCTTGGCTACATTCGCCTAAATCAATTTAGTGCCAATGCTGGTAAAGAAATGAGAGAAGCAATTACTAAGTTAGAAGCTAAAAAAGTGTCTGGCTATGTTTTGGATCTGCGTGGAAACCCAGGTGGTTTATTATTCTCCAGTGTAGACATTGCCCGGATGTGGTTAGACAGGGGAATCATTGTTTCTACAATTGACCGTCAAGGTGAGCAAGAACGGGAAATAGCTAGGGGTCGTGCTTTGACAACTAAACCATTGGTGGTTTTAGTGGATAAGGGTTCAGCTAGTGCTAGTGAAATTCTCTCCGGTGCTTTGCAGGATAATAAACGTGCTGTAGTTGTGGGTACGCAAACCTTTGGTAAGGGTTTGGTGCAGTCTGTGCGGCCTTTAGAAGATGGTTCAGGATTAGCGGTAACAATTGCTAAATATCACACCCCTAGCGGTAAAGATATTAACAAGCATGGTATTGATCCAGATGTGGTCATAGATTTAACCGATGCCCAAAAAGAAAATTTATGGTTACGAGAACGGGATAAATTAGCTACTTTAGAAGATCCTCAATTTGCCAAAGCGGTAGAAATTTTGGGTAAAAAAGCTGCTCAAAATCCTACGACAATGAATAATAATTAA
- a CDS encoding PAS domain S-box protein, with translation MFNPLGVAIGLFIITLFTTYYLLQRQITQRQRAEKIIRQQTDRERLVSQIAHQIRKSLNLDEVLVTTVAEVKQFLQTDRVLIYRIWEDGTGCAITETVSENYPCILGETFPEEVFPREYHHAYTQGKTRAVTNIDQSDVESCLADFVKQFGVKAKLVVPILQELRDIPTNSQPYLWGLLIAHQCSDIREWQPWEIELMVQLANQVAIAIQQSEFYEQLQELNIELENRVQQRTEELAQTNISLRAEIIERQRTEAALRHTNQTLESLIAASPRAIFTVDLDNNIKIWNPAAARMFGWTETEILDQPNPIISIELEEYQKIRESIIQGITLPRLEVRQPKKDGTLIDIVFSAAPLRNSNGVINGIVAVVADITEQKRQAEQVRLLQSVVVNTNDAVLITEFQPIDEPGPRILYINQAFTRMTGYSSEDVLGKTPRILQGPKTDRVALDQVKNALSRWETVTVEVINYRKDGSEFWVEFSVVPVADKTGYYTHWIAVQRDITERKRIEQALQRSEERFRSLIENALDVITILDTEGTIQYISPSVEKVLGYQSANLIGQNFFALINPDDFVTTCHHITNAIKNPDVALPVEFRYCHQDGSWRTLEAISQRFVDNSELTQIFVNCRDITERKRLEEVRVALEKEKELSTMKTRFFSMASHEFRTPLSVALAAAQLLENSPYAWQDDQKRVRNLRRIQDSVKNMVQLLDDILTINRAETGNLEFNPKYLDLEQFCRQFVEEIRLSDASRHILTFICEGSSEKAYLDEKLLRSILGNLLSNAIKYSPENTQVDSYLIFEEREVIIKICDQGIGIPTNDQNELFEPFHRGKNVRNIPGTGLGLMVVKKCIDLHQGSLSIISASGHGTTVTVILPLVT, from the coding sequence ATGTTCAATCCATTAGGTGTTGCAATTGGATTATTTATCATCACCCTGTTCACAACTTACTACCTCCTACAACGACAAATAACTCAACGACAACGAGCAGAAAAGATTATCCGACAACAAACTGATAGAGAACGTTTAGTTAGTCAAATAGCTCATCAGATTCGCAAATCCCTGAATTTAGACGAAGTGCTAGTCACCACAGTAGCAGAGGTAAAACAGTTTCTCCAAACTGACAGAGTATTGATTTATCGAATTTGGGAAGATGGTACTGGTTGTGCAATAACGGAAACTGTATCAGAAAATTATCCTTGCATTCTTGGAGAAACATTTCCAGAGGAAGTATTTCCCAGGGAGTATCATCATGCTTATACTCAAGGAAAAACTCGCGCTGTTACCAATATAGATCAAAGTGATGTAGAATCTTGTTTAGCAGATTTTGTAAAACAGTTTGGTGTAAAAGCTAAATTAGTAGTACCAATATTACAAGAATTGCGAGATATTCCCACTAACTCTCAACCTTATCTTTGGGGTTTGTTGATTGCTCATCAATGTAGTGATATTCGTGAATGGCAACCTTGGGAAATTGAATTAATGGTACAATTAGCCAATCAAGTTGCGATCGCAATTCAACAGTCAGAATTTTATGAACAATTACAAGAACTGAATATTGAACTAGAAAACCGAGTCCAACAACGCACAGAAGAACTAGCTCAAACTAACATTTCCTTACGAGCAGAAATTATTGAACGTCAACGCACTGAAGCCGCACTTCGTCACACAAATCAAACTCTTGAATCTTTGATTGCTGCTTCACCCCGTGCTATTTTTACCGTAGATTTAGATAACAATATTAAAATTTGGAATCCTGCGGCCGCAAGAATGTTTGGTTGGACAGAAACAGAAATTTTAGATCAACCTAACCCAATCATTTCCATAGAATTAGAAGAATATCAAAAAATTAGAGAAAGCATCATTCAAGGTATCACTCTTCCTCGTTTAGAAGTCCGTCAACCCAAAAAAGACGGTACATTGATAGATATTGTTTTTTCTGCTGCTCCTCTCCGCAACAGTAATGGAGTAATTAATGGTATAGTCGCAGTAGTTGCAGATATCACAGAACAAAAACGTCAAGCTGAACAAGTGCGGTTACTTCAATCTGTGGTTGTTAATACTAATGACGCTGTTTTGATTACAGAATTTCAACCCATAGATGAACCTGGACCACGCATTTTATATATCAATCAAGCTTTTACACGCATGACTGGTTATAGTTCCGAAGATGTGTTAGGTAAAACTCCTCGTATCCTCCAAGGTCCAAAAACAGATCGGGTTGCTTTAGATCAAGTGAAAAACGCTCTTTCTCGTTGGGAAACTGTTACAGTTGAAGTCATTAACTATCGCAAAGATGGTTCTGAATTTTGGGTAGAATTTAGTGTAGTTCCTGTGGCAGATAAAACAGGATACTATACTCATTGGATAGCAGTACAAAGAGATATTACAGAACGCAAAAGAATTGAACAAGCATTACAGCGTAGTGAAGAAAGATTCCGTTCATTGATTGAAAATGCTTTAGATGTTATCACTATTTTAGATACAGAAGGGACGATTCAATATATTAGTCCATCTGTAGAAAAAGTTTTAGGCTATCAATCTGCTAATTTGATTGGTCAGAATTTTTTTGCCCTTATTAATCCTGATGATTTTGTCACTACTTGTCATCACATTACCAATGCAATTAAAAATCCTGATGTTGCTTTACCAGTTGAATTTCGCTATTGTCATCAGGATGGATCTTGGCGAACTTTAGAAGCTATTAGTCAGAGATTTGTTGATAATTCAGAACTAACACAAATCTTTGTTAATTGTCGTGATATTACCGAAAGAAAAAGATTAGAAGAGGTGAGAGTAGCATTGGAAAAAGAAAAAGAATTAAGCACTATGAAAACTCGTTTTTTCTCAATGGCCTCCCATGAATTTCGGACACCATTAAGTGTTGCTTTAGCTGCTGCTCAATTATTAGAAAATTCTCCTTATGCTTGGCAAGATGACCAAAAAAGAGTTCGCAATTTACGCCGCATTCAAGATTCTGTCAAAAATATGGTGCAGCTTCTTGATGATATCTTAACCATCAATCGAGCCGAAACTGGTAACTTAGAATTTAATCCCAAATATCTGGATTTAGAACAATTTTGTCGTCAGTTTGTTGAAGAAATACGTCTGAGTGATGCCTCTAGACATATACTAACTTTTATTTGTGAAGGAAGTTCGGAAAAAGCATATTTAGATGAAAAGTTATTGCGTTCAATATTAGGAAATCTCTTGTCAAATGCTATTAAATACTCACCAGAAAATACTCAAGTTGATTCTTATCTCATCTTTGAGGAAAGGGAGGTAATAATTAAAATTTGTGATCAAGGAATTGGCATTCCCACAAATGACCAAAATGAATTATTTGAACCATTTCATCGAGGTAAGAATGTTCGTAATATTCCCGGTACAGGCTTAGGTTTGATGGTCGTAAAAAAATGTATTGATTTACATCAAGGCAGTTTAAGTATTATTAGTGCATCTGGTCATGGTACAACCGTCACCGTTATATTGCCCTTAGTAACGTAA
- a CDS encoding transposase, which produces MEIILAHAHNLMYTILALMPTRYQRDNLEAMLGLFLAADGKPLPHYSKAKSESALSRFLNISNWSTRKLIYHLRQQALEQINSHCPLGRKAFLQVIIDLTTLEKCGKFKGLNNLISVYNGRRGFHIVILYLVVGKWRIPWNFRVWRGKGTASPAQMALRMVRNLPKDFTKKFEVKILADTAFGTKDFINGIRKLKYHAVLGIGCNRKLINGTPVKLLHRRGRQVQLVGLDFPVTLSWYYFKRENGQFVKRYVISTKPIKASTISWWGKRRWLS; this is translated from the coding sequence ATGGAAATCATTCTTGCCCACGCCCATAACCTAATGTACACCATTCTAGCATTGATGCCTACTCGTTATCAAAGAGATAATTTGGAAGCAATGCTAGGATTATTTCTAGCCGCAGATGGAAAACCTTTACCACATTACAGTAAAGCCAAATCCGAAAGTGCATTAAGTCGATTTTTGAATATTAGTAATTGGTCTACTCGTAAACTCATTTATCATCTCCGCCAGCAGGCGCTTGAACAAATTAATAGTCACTGTCCATTAGGGCGAAAAGCATTTTTACAAGTGATTATTGACCTCACAACTTTAGAAAAATGTGGTAAATTCAAAGGTTTAAATAACTTAATAAGTGTCTACAATGGTAGGCGAGGTTTCCATATAGTAATCTTATATTTGGTAGTTGGAAAATGGCGTATACCCTGGAATTTTCGCGTCTGGAGAGGTAAAGGTACAGCCAGTCCTGCTCAGATGGCACTACGAATGGTACGTAATTTACCAAAAGATTTTACCAAAAAATTCGAGGTGAAAATTCTAGCTGATACAGCCTTTGGCACTAAAGATTTTATCAACGGTATTCGTAAACTTAAATATCATGCTGTCCTTGGTATTGGTTGTAATCGTAAATTAATTAATGGCACTCCTGTTAAACTTTTACATCGTCGAGGAAGACAAGTTCAACTCGTTGGATTAGATTTTCCTGTTACCCTTTCTTGGTATTATTTTAAACGCGAGAATGGTCAGTTTGTCAAAAGATATGTTATCTCTACAAAACCCATTAAAGCTAGCACTATTTCTTGGTGGGGTAAACGCCGTTGGCTTTCTTGA
- a CDS encoding phycobilisome rod-core linker polypeptide: MTIPLKSYALSSQNQRVKGFEIPGDEQPKLYTTEGTPSTVEMNELIWAAYRQIFNEQQILVSNRLLTLESQLKHKSITVRDFIRGLVMSETFRLRNYDTNNNYRFVEMCVQRLLGRKVYNQQETIAWSIILGTKGLQGFIDALLNSEEYQISFGDNTVPYQRRRIISQRHLGDLPFSQFPRYDQYHRQQLEKLGYFKAKAPLVYWWKWQRDPYPKVYQAISSATWFAGITLIALGTVVVILSYYGLISL; this comes from the coding sequence ATGACTATTCCTTTAAAAAGCTACGCCCTCTCCAGTCAAAACCAACGAGTTAAAGGATTTGAAATCCCAGGAGACGAACAACCCAAACTTTACACTACTGAAGGAACTCCTTCCACGGTAGAAATGAATGAGTTAATTTGGGCTGCTTATCGTCAGATTTTTAACGAACAACAAATTCTGGTTAGTAACCGTTTATTGACTCTAGAATCTCAGTTAAAACACAAAAGTATTACCGTTAGAGATTTTATTCGCGGATTGGTAATGTCTGAAACATTCCGTTTACGCAACTATGACACAAACAACAATTACCGATTTGTAGAAATGTGTGTACAGCGTCTTCTGGGGCGGAAAGTTTACAATCAACAAGAAACAATTGCTTGGTCTATAATCTTAGGTACTAAAGGGTTACAGGGTTTCATTGATGCGCTGCTCAATAGTGAAGAGTATCAAATCAGTTTTGGTGATAACACTGTTCCCTATCAACGTCGGCGGATTATTTCTCAGCGTCATCTAGGAGATTTACCTTTTAGCCAATTTCCTCGCTATGATCAATACCATCGTCAGCAATTAGAGAAACTGGGCTATTTCAAAGCTAAAGCTCCTTTAGTATATTGGTGGAAATGGCAACGAGATCCCTATCCCAAGGTTTACCAAGCGATTTCATCAGCTACTTGGTTCGCAGGAATTACCCTGATAGCACTTGGGACTGTTGTAGTAATTCTGTCCTATTACGGTCTAATTTCTTTGTAA
- a CDS encoding HEAT repeat domain-containing protein: protein MNTKVESLITDYQTCTDQNEQAKIISILANIGDDLALDLLVDVVGVEVANHCQGNVRRVAARGLEKMVISTTDSEKRQRGIDKLSWALLNAEDWALRYAAAVSLGAVGTVEINTILHQAMTQESDRVVKERIRMILNNCLIA from the coding sequence ATGAACACAAAAGTAGAATCTCTAATTACGGATTATCAAACTTGCACAGACCAGAATGAACAAGCAAAAATTATCAGCATTCTCGCTAATATTGGCGATGATCTCGCTTTAGATTTATTAGTAGATGTAGTAGGTGTAGAAGTTGCCAATCATTGCCAAGGAAATGTACGGCGAGTGGCGGCTAGGGGCTTGGAAAAGATGGTGATTTCCACCACGGATTCTGAAAAAAGACAAAGAGGAATTGATAAGCTGTCCTGGGCTTTATTAAATGCTGAAGATTGGGCGTTGCGTTATGCGGCTGCGGTTTCTTTGGGAGCAGTTGGGACAGTGGAAATAAATACGATCCTTCATCAAGCCATGACACAAGAATCAGACCGAGTTGTTAAGGAACGGATTCGGATGATTTTGAATAATTGTCTGATAGCGTAG
- a CDS encoding HEAT repeat domain-containing protein: MITTSPTEPILSPDTAISSLDAEDNQIRYYAAWWLGKHQIQSACAALCQQLQDVRYRTVQGGYPLRRQVARALGQLKNIEAVPALINALNCDEDEQFREVVIEALGKIGDTRANSPLLQLLQSGTSQSYEALIEALGELRVIEAHPLVEPFLKHSSERVQCAAARYLYLITQKTEYLERIIQNLNHKNSYLRWAAAFDLGAIGHIEAAEAIVQAKIGNSLKLLNLKRILETVLESDISEIKKQQSTQTLFQIIDQLLIQL, from the coding sequence ATGATTACTACTTCTCCAACTGAACCAATTCTCTCTCCTGACACTGCGATTTCTTCCCTAGACGCAGAGGATAATCAAATTAGATATTATGCTGCTTGGTGGTTAGGAAAACATCAAATTCAATCAGCTTGTGCAGCCCTTTGTCAACAACTCCAAGATGTGCGTTATCGGACAGTCCAAGGTGGCTATCCCTTACGTCGTCAAGTTGCTCGCGCTTTAGGACAACTCAAAAATATTGAAGCAGTACCAGCCCTCATCAATGCCCTAAACTGTGATGAAGATGAGCAATTTCGGGAAGTTGTCATTGAGGCATTGGGAAAAATTGGTGATACTAGAGCCAATTCTCCCCTCTTACAACTTTTACAATCTGGCACATCTCAATCCTACGAAGCCTTAATAGAAGCCCTGGGAGAATTGCGAGTAATAGAAGCACATCCACTTGTTGAGCCATTTTTAAAACATTCCTCCGAAAGAGTCCAATGTGCTGCGGCACGTTATCTTTATCTCATTACCCAAAAAACAGAATATCTCGAACGAATTATTCAAAATCTTAATCACAAAAATTCCTATTTACGTTGGGCTGCGGCCTTTGATTTAGGAGCAATTGGTCATATAGAAGCAGCAGAAGCAATTGTGCAAGCAAAAATTGGTAATAGCCTCAAACTATTAAACCTAAAACGGATTTTAGAAACAGTATTAGAAAGCGATATATCAGAAATAAAAAAACAACAATCAACGCAAACCCTATTTCAAATCATCGATCAACTATTAATCCAACTTTAA
- a CDS encoding phycobilisome linker polypeptide, with amino-acid sequence MTLSMEQRLGISAVLDTKIELRPNYSEDELQQVLKSAYEHIFGRERVYIGGTFASAEALLRNGQISVRQFVRTLAKSEFYKERFFYSNSQIRFIELNYKHLLGRAPYDQSEIAYHVDIYAAEGYDAEIDSYIDSQEYNNTFGDSTVPYFRGFKSIPGMKQVGFNRLFTLYRGDGNSDNAGTKSPRLRQQLAMNLPNVIVPPSTSIRFISDIGFGQLKSSPTRGDNRMYVMEVIAGGVGTKVAVRRSRQLYNVPFDQLSQKYQQIHKQGGKIISVRPV; translated from the coding sequence ATGACCCTTTCAATGGAACAGAGGTTAGGCATCAGTGCGGTTTTAGACACAAAAATCGAACTGCGTCCTAACTACAGCGAAGACGAATTACAGCAAGTTCTCAAATCTGCTTACGAACATATATTTGGACGCGAACGAGTTTATATTGGTGGAACTTTTGCTAGTGCAGAAGCATTGCTGAGAAATGGACAAATTAGTGTGCGCCAATTTGTGCGGACATTAGCAAAATCCGAATTTTACAAAGAGCGCTTCTTTTATAGCAATTCCCAAATTCGTTTCATTGAACTGAATTATAAGCATTTGTTAGGACGCGCTCCCTACGATCAGTCAGAAATTGCTTATCATGTGGATATCTATGCTGCTGAAGGTTATGATGCAGAAATAGATTCTTATATTGATAGCCAAGAGTATAATAATACCTTTGGTGATTCCACAGTTCCCTACTTCCGGGGATTCAAGTCAATTCCTGGCATGAAACAAGTAGGATTCAACCGCCTATTTACACTGTATCGGGGTGATGGTAACAGCGACAATGCTGGAACAAAAAGCCCCCGCTTACGGCAACAATTGGCAATGAATTTGCCTAATGTCATTGTTCCTCCCAGCACATCTATCAGATTTATATCTGATATTGGTTTTGGACAATTAAAGAGTTCTCCCACACGCGGAGACAACCGGATGTATGTGATGGAAGTTATCGCTGGTGGAGTTGGTACTAAAGTAGCTGTTCGTCGTAGCCGACAGTTGTACAACGTACCTTTTGATCAACTTTCCCAGAAGTATCAACAAATTCACAAACAAGGCGGCAAAATTATCAGCGTCAGACCTGTATAA
- a CDS encoding phycocyanin, producing the protein MKTPLTEAIAAADSRGAYLGNTEMQAIFGRMSRAQAGLNAAKAFNQNGQKWSEAAANHVYQKFPYTTQMKGSQYASTPEGKSKCVRDISHYLRTISYCCVVGGTGPLDEYVVAGVKEFNAALGLSPSWYVAALEFVRDNNGLSGDVAGEANIYLNYAINALS; encoded by the coding sequence ATGAAGACCCCTCTAACCGAGGCTATTGCTGCTGCTGACTCTCGTGGCGCATACTTAGGCAACACCGAAATGCAAGCTATTTTTGGTCGTATGAGCCGCGCTCAAGCTGGATTGAATGCTGCCAAAGCTTTTAACCAAAACGGTCAAAAATGGTCTGAAGCTGCTGCTAACCACGTTTACCAAAAATTTCCCTACACCACCCAAATGAAGGGTTCTCAATACGCTTCCACCCCAGAAGGTAAATCAAAGTGTGTTCGTGACATCAGCCACTACCTCCGCACCATCAGCTATTGCTGTGTGGTTGGTGGCACAGGACCATTAGATGAGTATGTCGTAGCAGGCGTAAAAGAATTTAATGCTGCTTTGGGCTTATCCCCCAGTTGGTATGTAGCTGCATTAGAATTTGTCCGCGACAACAACGGCTTATCTGGTGACGTAGCTGGAGAAGCAAATATTTACCTCAACTATGCTATCAACGCATTGAGCTAA
- a CDS encoding phycocyanin — MLDAFSRVVEQSDRQGAYLSDDQINALSAIVADGNKRLDVVNRLTSNASAITANAYRALVAEQPNVFGPGGACFHHRNQAACIRDLGFILRYVTYSIATGDSSIMDDRCLNGLRETYQALGTPGATVASGIGKMKDAAIAIANNNDGITRGDCSNLMSEVASYFDRAAAAVV, encoded by the coding sequence ATGCTTGATGCTTTTTCTAGAGTAGTTGAACAAAGCGATCGCCAAGGGGCATATTTGAGCGACGATCAAATTAATGCTCTCTCTGCGATCGTTGCAGATGGCAACAAACGCTTAGATGTTGTTAACCGTTTGACCAGCAACGCTTCCGCAATTACAGCTAATGCTTATCGGGCATTAGTAGCTGAACAACCCAACGTATTTGGTCCTGGCGGCGCTTGTTTCCACCACCGTAACCAAGCAGCTTGTATTCGTGACTTAGGCTTCATTTTACGTTATGTTACCTATTCCATAGCTACTGGAGATTCCAGCATTATGGATGATCGTTGTTTGAACGGTTTGCGAGAAACCTATCAAGCATTGGGAACACCTGGTGCTACCGTTGCTTCTGGCATTGGCAAAATGAAAGATGCAGCGATCGCTATTGCTAACAATAACGATGGTATTACCCGTGGTGATTGCAGCAACTTAATGTCTGAAGTAGCTAGTTACTTTGATCGTGCAGCGGCAGCAGTTGTTTAA
- a CDS encoding response regulator transcription factor yields MKILLVEDDIRLAETLAEALTDQLYVVDIATDGEAAWDCTKALNYDLLLLDLMLPEIDGITLCHRWRSHGYQMPILMITACDTISNKINGLDAGADDYIIKPVDLGELFARIRALLRRGNTNSTPILQWGDLQLNPSTYEVSYRNNLLHLTPKEYSLVELLLRNGRRVLSRSVIIENLWTSETSPDEHTVKVHLRSVRQKLKAVGAPEDFIETMHGLGYRLKSPDLLQKC; encoded by the coding sequence ATGAAAATTCTTTTAGTTGAAGACGATATTCGTTTAGCGGAAACTCTGGCAGAGGCACTAACAGACCAGCTTTATGTTGTTGACATTGCCACAGATGGAGAAGCCGCTTGGGATTGCACCAAAGCCTTAAACTATGATTTACTGCTGTTGGATCTGATGTTACCGGAAATAGATGGTATTACTCTGTGTCATCGGTGGCGATCGCACGGTTATCAAATGCCGATTCTGATGATTACAGCCTGTGATACTATCAGCAATAAGATTAATGGCTTAGATGCTGGAGCAGATGACTACATCATTAAACCTGTTGACTTAGGTGAATTATTTGCGCGGATTCGGGCTTTATTACGTCGAGGTAACACAAACTCCACGCCTATATTGCAATGGGGAGATTTACAACTTAACCCTAGCACCTACGAAGTGAGTTATAGAAATAACTTGCTACACTTAACACCAAAAGAATACAGTCTTGTAGAATTACTATTAAGAAATGGTCGGCGAGTTCTCAGTCGCAGTGTGATTATTGAAAATCTGTGGACAAGCGAAACATCCCCCGACGAACATACCGTTAAAGTTCATCTTAGAAGTGTACGCCAAAAACTCAAAGCAGTCGGCGCACCAGAAGATTTTATTGAAACCATGCACGGTCTAGGATATCGTCTCAAATCACCAGACCTCTTGCAAAAGTGCTGA
- the ispG gene encoding (E)-4-hydroxy-3-methylbut-2-enyl-diphosphate synthase, with translation MQTLPTLETINTTSTEPAFDTTIKRRKTRPVKVGDVTIGGGYPVVVQSMINEDTLDIDGSVAGIRRLHEIGCEIVRVTVPSLGHAKALAEIKQKLIKTYRDVPIVADVHHNGMKIALEVAKHIEKVRINPGLYVFEKPNTSRTEYTKAEFDEIGEKISETLAPLVVSLRDQGKSMRIGVNHGSLAERMLFTYGDTPEGMVESAIEFIRICESLDFHNLVISMKASRVPVMVAAYRLMAKRMDDLGMDYPLHLGVTEAGDGEYGRIKSTAGIATLLADGIGDTIRVSLTEAPEKEIPVCYSILQALGLRKTMVEYVACPSCGRTLFNLEEVLHTVREATKHLTGLDIAVMGCIVNGPGEMADADYGYVGKTPGYISLYRGREEIKKVPEAQGVEELINLIKADGRWVEP, from the coding sequence ATGCAAACTCTGCCAACTCTCGAAACTATCAATACTACATCCACTGAACCAGCCTTTGATACAACCATCAAACGCCGCAAAACTCGTCCTGTAAAAGTGGGAGATGTCACCATTGGGGGAGGCTACCCCGTCGTGGTGCAATCCATGATTAATGAAGACACCCTAGATATTGACGGTTCCGTTGCTGGTATTCGTCGTCTCCATGAAATAGGCTGCGAAATTGTCCGCGTCACAGTACCCAGCCTCGGACACGCGAAAGCATTGGCGGAAATTAAACAGAAATTAATTAAAACCTACCGTGATGTACCAATTGTTGCCGATGTGCATCACAACGGTATGAAAATAGCCTTGGAAGTCGCCAAACATATTGAAAAAGTGCGAATTAATCCAGGTTTATATGTATTTGAAAAACCAAATACCAGCCGCACCGAATATACTAAAGCGGAATTTGACGAAATTGGCGAAAAAATCAGTGAAACCTTAGCACCTCTCGTAGTTTCCTTACGAGATCAAGGTAAATCAATGCGAATTGGTGTAAATCACGGTTCTCTAGCTGAAAGAATGCTATTTACCTACGGTGACACCCCCGAAGGCATGGTGGAATCAGCCATAGAATTTATTCGCATTTGTGAATCTTTGGACTTTCACAACTTGGTAATTTCCATGAAAGCCTCACGAGTTCCTGTGATGGTAGCAGCCTATCGGTTAATGGCCAAGCGCATGGATGATTTAGGGATGGATTATCCTTTACACCTGGGCGTAACAGAAGCAGGTGATGGAGAATATGGCAGAATTAAATCTACCGCCGGAATTGCCACCTTATTAGCTGATGGTATCGGTGATACAATTCGCGTCTCCTTAACAGAAGCACCAGAAAAAGAGATTCCCGTTTGTTATAGCATTCTGCAAGCTTTAGGTTTGCGGAAAACAATGGTTGAGTACGTCGCTTGTCCTTCCTGTGGACGGACTTTGTTTAACCTAGAAGAAGTGCTACACACAGTCAGAGAAGCCACCAAACACCTAACAGGCTTAGATATTGCCGTAATGGGTTGTATTGTTAATGGCCCTGGAGAAATGGCAGATGCTGACTATGGCTATGTCGGCAAAACTCCCGGTTACATTTCTTTATATCGCGGCAGAGAAGAAATTAAAAAAGTTCCAGAAGCCCAAGGTGTAGAAGAGTTAATCAACCTCATTAAAGCTGATGGACGTTGGGTAGAACCGTAG